In Paenibacillus ihbetae, the following are encoded in one genomic region:
- the noc gene encoding nucleoid occlusion protein: MKEQFSKLFGLAAERNQGDEVKQIPVNEVVSSPYQPRTIFDDEKIDELLQTIKTHGVIQPIVVRVRNGVYEIIAGERRWRAVKKLGLDTIPAIVREFNDSQAASIALIENLQREGLTSIEEAVAYQKLIDLHQLTQESLAQRLGKSQSTIANKIRLLQLPEPVKAALMERKVTERHARALLSLDNEETQLKVLDEIITKELNVKQTEARIAFYKEVTTMKKAKRISYSKDVRLALNTIRQSIDMVSGSGMAIKTTENDHEDHYEIVIKIPKR; this comes from the coding sequence ATGAAAGAACAATTTTCGAAGTTGTTTGGCTTGGCGGCAGAGCGTAACCAAGGGGATGAAGTGAAGCAAATCCCGGTAAACGAGGTTGTCAGCAGCCCATACCAGCCGCGGACGATTTTTGATGATGAGAAGATTGATGAGTTGCTCCAGACCATTAAGACCCATGGAGTTATTCAACCGATCGTTGTCCGGGTCCGTAACGGCGTGTATGAAATCATTGCCGGGGAACGCCGCTGGCGTGCGGTTAAGAAGCTGGGTCTGGATACGATTCCGGCTATTGTTCGGGAGTTCAACGATTCTCAGGCGGCATCGATTGCCCTGATTGAGAATCTACAGCGTGAGGGGCTTACTTCAATTGAAGAAGCCGTGGCTTACCAGAAACTGATCGACCTTCATCAATTAACTCAGGAAAGCCTGGCGCAGCGACTTGGCAAGAGCCAGTCTACAATTGCTAACAAAATCCGTTTGCTGCAGCTGCCGGAACCGGTCAAAGCAGCATTGATGGAGCGTAAAGTTACGGAGCGCCATGCGCGTGCGCTGCTTTCTTTGGACAATGAAGAGACTCAGCTGAAGGTGCTGGATGAGATCATCACCAAGGAACTGAATGTAAAACAAACGGAAGCGCGTATTGCCTTCTATAAAGAAGTAACAACGATGAAGAAGGCCAAACGGATCTCTTATAGCAAGGACGTCCGTCTAGCACTGAATACGATCCGTCAGTCGATCGATATGGTTTCAGGCTCAGGCATGGCTATCAAGACAACAGAGAACGACCATGAAGATCATTATGAAATCGTGATCAAAATACCTAAACGTTAA
- a CDS encoding DUF3343 domain-containing protein encodes MLIAFDSTQQALRAEMLLEYADIEIDLFPTPKEITAGCALSIQFPPDALNEVQDIIRQEQVEIRGIFALNDNQIYVNIED; translated from the coding sequence ATGCTGATTGCTTTTGATTCCACCCAGCAGGCGCTGCGAGCTGAAATGCTGCTGGAGTATGCGGATATCGAAATTGATTTGTTTCCGACTCCGAAGGAAATTACCGCAGGTTGCGCATTGTCGATTCAATTTCCGCCTGATGCGTTAAATGAGGTTCAAGATATCATTAGGCAGGAGCAAGTGGAGATCAGAGGAATATTTGCTCTCAATGACAACCAGATTTATGTGAACATCGAAGATTAG
- a CDS encoding DUF951 domain-containing protein, which yields MERKVFQLGDIVQMKKPHPCGNNEMEIIRMGMDIRIKCTKCQHSVLIPRAKFEKNMKKVLRSAQEQEGAGEA from the coding sequence ATGGAGCGTAAGGTATTTCAACTAGGGGATATCGTACAGATGAAGAAGCCGCATCCTTGCGGGAATAATGAGATGGAAATTATCCGCATGGGGATGGATATCCGGATCAAGTGTACGAAGTGCCAGCATAGTGTGCTGATACCGAGAGCCAAATTCGAGAAAAATATGAAGAAGGTGCTGCGGTCAGCTCAGGAGCAGGAAGGGGCAGGGGAGGCGTAG
- a CDS encoding aminotransferase class V-fold PLP-dependent enzyme, with product MDSIVYLDHAATSWPKPPEVLEAMRVSMEEAAANPGRGSHAMAVKASRVLYGTRKALAALFGVRNPNDIVLTSNTTEALNLAIKGYLREGDHVIATMVEHNSVRRPLEYLKRTRGVQVDYVAVNGEGELRLQEVEAAFRSNTKLVVCSHSSNLLGSIIPLEELGALVKKRGAVLLVDAAQSAGVLDIQVEDMKIGMLAFPGHKGLLGPQGTGGLYISPDIDLEPLLHGGTGSQSEALEQPTVRPDRYEAGTPNTVGFAGLQAGVRKVLEWTPRQIYRHEWELTQMLMEGLLTLPSIRILGPEQGKARTGIVAFVSDTYSASELAFRLDREYGIAVRSGYHCTPLAHMAAGTDRMGAVRASVGISTRPEEISLMLQAMAEIHG from the coding sequence GTGGACTCAATCGTTTATCTGGATCATGCAGCAACATCATGGCCGAAACCTCCAGAAGTGCTGGAAGCGATGAGAGTGTCGATGGAAGAGGCGGCGGCCAATCCGGGACGCGGGAGTCATGCCATGGCTGTGAAGGCTTCCCGTGTTCTATACGGGACGAGAAAGGCGCTGGCAGCTTTGTTCGGGGTTAGAAATCCTAATGATATCGTGCTCACATCCAATACGACAGAGGCACTGAATTTAGCGATTAAAGGATACTTGCGGGAGGGAGATCACGTAATTGCAACGATGGTCGAACACAATTCCGTCCGTCGCCCGCTGGAGTATTTAAAGCGGACCCGGGGAGTGCAGGTAGACTACGTGGCGGTTAATGGAGAGGGAGAGTTAAGGCTGCAGGAGGTTGAGGCGGCTTTTCGCTCGAATACGAAGCTTGTCGTATGCAGCCATAGCTCGAATCTGCTTGGCTCTATTATTCCATTGGAAGAGCTGGGGGCGCTTGTGAAAAAGAGAGGCGCTGTCCTTCTCGTAGATGCAGCCCAAAGTGCAGGGGTGCTGGATATCCAAGTAGAGGATATGAAAATCGGAATGCTAGCTTTTCCAGGGCATAAGGGGCTGCTGGGTCCGCAGGGGACAGGTGGGCTGTATATTTCGCCTGATATTGATCTGGAGCCGCTTTTGCATGGAGGGACAGGCAGTCAGTCGGAGGCGCTGGAGCAGCCGACGGTTCGTCCGGATCGGTACGAAGCGGGAACTCCGAATACCGTCGGATTCGCAGGCCTTCAGGCTGGAGTTCGTAAAGTGCTGGAGTGGACGCCAAGGCAGATATACCGGCATGAATGGGAGCTAACGCAGATGTTGATGGAGGGGCTGCTTACGCTGCCGTCGATTCGGATACTCGGACCGGAGCAGGGGAAGGCGCGTACAGGCATCGTAGCATTCGTATCGGATACATACAGCGCTTCGGAATTAGCGTTTCGTTTGGATCGGGAATATGGGATAGCTGTTCGTTCCGGTTACCATTGCACGCCGCTTGCGCATATGGCGGCTGGTACTGATCGGATGGGTGCAGTTAGGGCGAGTGTCGGTATATCGACACGTCCGGAGGAAATAAGCCTTATGCTTCAGGCTATGGCAGAAATTCATGGCTGA
- a CDS encoding mechanosensitive ion channel family protein — MRAMGYLTENSGDPENIEQMGQEALQLKDQILAWLTDEAMWMHILSSAIRVIIIFILTRIVIRIVYKMIDRFLLRQEKSRIQVNARRFVTVGELLKNVTSFVCNFVMILIILAEFQFKLGPLLAGAGVLGLAIGFGAQSLVKDVITGFFIIFEDQFAVGDVIKSGEYRGTVEVIGLRTTRVRGFNGEIYIIPNGLITSVTNFSLSNSLAVVDLPVKNEQQLQDTIALIQAALGNIMDRCPEVKGTPDVLGIQSLSTSEYVVRIAAECNPNARETVERRILTDIKQAIEARDKGQERAQA; from the coding sequence ATGAGGGCAATGGGCTATTTGACAGAGAATTCGGGTGATCCAGAAAATATTGAGCAAATGGGACAGGAGGCATTGCAGTTGAAGGATCAGATATTAGCGTGGTTAACGGATGAAGCGATGTGGATGCACATTCTTTCCTCCGCCATTCGGGTCATCATTATCTTCATCTTAACCCGGATCGTGATTCGCATTGTTTATAAGATGATCGACCGGTTTCTGCTCAGACAGGAAAAAAGCCGGATTCAAGTCAATGCAAGACGGTTTGTAACGGTAGGGGAGCTGCTGAAAAATGTAACCTCATTTGTATGTAACTTTGTCATGATCCTGATTATTCTGGCGGAGTTCCAGTTCAAGCTTGGTCCGCTATTGGCCGGTGCCGGTGTGTTGGGCCTAGCAATCGGTTTCGGTGCCCAAAGCTTGGTGAAGGATGTTATTACCGGCTTCTTCATTATTTTCGAGGATCAGTTTGCCGTAGGGGATGTCATTAAGAGCGGAGAATACCGGGGGACGGTAGAGGTTATTGGATTGCGCACGACACGCGTAAGAGGCTTCAACGGGGAAATCTATATAATTCCCAACGGATTAATCACGAGCGTTACGAACTTTTCCCTCTCCAATTCCCTTGCCGTGGTTGATCTGCCGGTCAAGAACGAACAGCAGCTTCAAGACACGATCGCGCTCATTCAGGCTGCGCTCGGCAATATTATGGACCGGTGTCCGGAAGTCAAGGGTACGCCGGATGTATTGGGTATCCAGTCACTGAGCACCTCCGAGTATGTTGTGCGCATTGCGGCCGAGTGTAATCCGAATGCTAGAGAAACCGTCGAGCGGCGGATTTTAACCGATATTAAGCAAGCCATTGAAGCGAGGGATAAAGGACAGGAACGGGCCCAGGCTTGA
- a CDS encoding ParA family protein: MSKIIAIANQKGGVGKTTTSVNLGAGLATLGKRVLLVDIDPQGNTTSGVGINKADVANCIYDIIINEVHPKDAICGTNVEGLDIIPATIQLAGAEIELVPTISREVRLKKSLQLIKPQYDYILIDCPPSLGILTINSLTAADSVIIPIQCEYYALEGLSQLLNTVRLVQKHLNTSLKIEGVLLTMLDARTNLGIQVIEEVKKYFQEKVYSTIIPRNVRLSEAPSHGQSIMTYDPRSKGAEVYLELAKEVISYE; the protein is encoded by the coding sequence GTGTCTAAAATCATTGCCATAGCAAATCAAAAGGGCGGTGTCGGCAAAACGACGACATCCGTCAATCTGGGAGCTGGATTGGCTACGCTAGGCAAACGGGTGCTTTTGGTGGATATAGACCCCCAGGGCAACACGACAAGCGGGGTTGGTATTAATAAAGCCGATGTTGCAAATTGCATTTATGATATTATCATCAATGAAGTACACCCGAAGGACGCTATATGTGGGACGAACGTAGAGGGGCTCGACATCATACCGGCAACCATTCAATTGGCTGGCGCGGAGATTGAGTTGGTTCCCACGATCTCCCGTGAAGTGCGTCTCAAGAAATCGCTGCAGCTGATCAAACCCCAATACGATTATATTCTCATTGATTGTCCGCCATCGCTCGGTATTTTGACGATTAATTCATTGACGGCAGCCGATTCGGTCATTATTCCGATTCAGTGTGAGTATTACGCGTTGGAGGGGTTAAGCCAGCTGCTAAATACGGTTCGTCTCGTTCAGAAGCATTTGAATACATCGCTGAAGATCGAGGGTGTGCTGTTGACGATGCTGGATGCCCGGACTAATCTCGGCATTCAGGTCATTGAAGAAGTGAAGAAGTATTTTCAGGAGAAAGTGTACAGTACGATTATTCCAAGGAATGTTCGTTTGAGTGAAGCGCCATCCCATGGACAATCGATCATGACCTATGATCCTCGTTCAAAGGGAGCGGAAGTATACTTGGAGCTGGCAAAGGAAGTGATCTCGTATGAGTAA
- the yyaC gene encoding spore protease YyaC: MNRLSKITSRSDTPSLKISHTDPDIHSAIIHRLLFHLSDARVQQRPLVIVCIGTDRSTGDCLGPLVGTSLARYNSPLFHLYGTLDEPVHAMNLKDTLTAIYEKFDNPFVIGIDACLGQSSSVGSIQVSDGPLKPGAGVHKELPPVGDIHVTGIVNVGGFMEYFVLQNTRLSLVMRLSDIIATCLFAGIKEWHRSTLLAAQE, encoded by the coding sequence ATGAACAGGCTATCTAAAATAACGTCTCGTTCTGATACTCCGAGTTTGAAAATATCTCATACCGATCCTGATATTCACTCTGCCATCATCCATCGTTTACTCTTCCATCTATCCGATGCACGCGTCCAGCAAAGGCCGCTTGTCATCGTTTGTATTGGCACCGACCGTTCAACCGGGGACTGCCTTGGACCTTTAGTCGGAACCTCTCTGGCACGTTATAACAGCCCGTTGTTCCATTTATACGGTACATTGGACGAGCCTGTCCACGCTATGAATTTGAAGGACACATTGACGGCGATCTATGAAAAATTCGACAATCCCTTTGTTATCGGCATCGATGCATGCCTTGGCCAATCCTCAAGTGTCGGATCAATCCAGGTGTCCGATGGACCGCTCAAACCTGGTGCCGGCGTGCATAAAGAATTGCCGCCGGTTGGCGATATCCATGTAACTGGCATCGTCAATGTCGGCGGCTTTATGGAGTATTTCGTATTGCAGAACACGCGATTAAGCTTAGTCATGCGGCTGTCCGATATCATTGCAACCTGTCTATTTGCCGGGATCAAGGAATGGCATCGTTCTACCCTTCTTGCAGCGCAAGAGTAA
- a CDS encoding ParB/RepB/Spo0J family partition protein produces MSKRLGKGLDALIPSLSIHEDDKVVEIPLTQLRANPYQPRKTFNDEAIQELAESIRQHGVIQPIIVRSVLKGYEIIAGERRFRASQYCGKATIPAVVRSFSDQQVMEIALIENLQRENLNAMEIAVAYQGLMEQFFLTQEELSLKVGKSRSHIANFLRLLSLPEEVKENVSRGTLSMGHARAIVGIKDPVLVKQLAKQCVEQEWSVRELEEAVKNLDRKPADKSKVKTKKKDPYIDHLEESLRERFKTTVKIKHNKDKGKIELNYYSKQDLERLLEMLQ; encoded by the coding sequence ATGAGTAAACGTTTAGGAAAAGGGCTGGATGCGCTTATTCCTTCTTTGTCTATTCATGAGGATGACAAGGTTGTGGAAATTCCGCTGACTCAGTTGCGAGCGAATCCGTACCAGCCGCGCAAGACGTTCAACGATGAAGCAATTCAGGAATTGGCAGAGTCTATCCGGCAGCATGGCGTCATTCAGCCAATTATTGTACGCAGTGTTTTAAAGGGATACGAAATCATTGCCGGGGAGCGTCGGTTCCGGGCATCTCAATATTGCGGCAAAGCGACCATTCCTGCCGTAGTCCGTTCATTCAGCGATCAGCAGGTAATGGAGATTGCGCTGATCGAGAACCTGCAGCGGGAGAATCTGAATGCGATGGAGATCGCAGTGGCTTATCAAGGGTTGATGGAACAATTTTTCTTAACACAAGAGGAGCTGTCGCTAAAGGTCGGAAAATCCCGGTCGCATATCGCAAACTTCCTTCGGCTGCTGTCCCTTCCTGAAGAAGTGAAGGAAAATGTTTCACGTGGAACATTGTCTATGGGACATGCAAGAGCAATCGTCGGAATTAAAGATCCTGTGCTCGTGAAGCAGCTGGCTAAGCAATGCGTGGAACAGGAGTGGAGTGTCCGCGAATTGGAAGAAGCGGTTAAAAATCTGGATCGCAAACCGGCTGACAAGAGCAAGGTTAAAACGAAGAAGAAGGATCCGTATATCGACCACCTTGAAGAAAGCCTGAGGGAACGATTCAAGACAACGGTGAAGATCAAGCATAACAAAGATAAAGGAAAAATCGAACTGAATTATTACAGTAAACAGGACTTGGAACGCTTGCTGGAGATGCTTCAATAA
- a CDS encoding DUF4446 family protein: MTELNELIMEQLHWFVVVMIMIILILWITVIVQGAKLRGMRRRYDAMMAGSGVEDLESLLVQLKVQIDEIEEGQADHQKMLDSINRKLKGMKSRVGIVRYNAYGERGNEMSFSLAIVSDQEEGIVLTGLHNRESSYVYAKPLKDGQSKYPLSPEEKEALTLALQEG, from the coding sequence ATGACTGAATTAAATGAATTGATCATGGAACAGCTGCATTGGTTTGTCGTCGTAATGATCATGATCATCTTGATCTTATGGATTACGGTCATCGTTCAAGGAGCAAAGCTGCGGGGGATGCGTCGCCGCTATGATGCAATGATGGCAGGAAGCGGAGTCGAGGATCTGGAGAGCTTACTGGTTCAATTAAAGGTACAAATCGATGAAATTGAAGAGGGTCAAGCCGATCATCAAAAAATGCTGGATTCGATTAACCGGAAGCTGAAAGGAATGAAATCACGGGTTGGCATTGTTCGTTATAATGCATATGGAGAACGCGGGAACGAAATGAGCTTCTCCCTGGCTATCGTTAGCGATCAAGAGGAAGGGATTGTTCTGACCGGTCTTCATAACCGGGAGAGCTCCTATGTGTATGCCAAGCCGCTCAAAGACGGACAATCCAAATATCCATTGTCTCCGGAGGAGAAAGAGGCCCTTACTCTTGCGCTGCAAGAAGGGTAG